In Streptomyces sp. DG2A-72, one genomic interval encodes:
- a CDS encoding SGNH/GDSL hydrolase family protein — MRRSRIAVYVSSLLLAVGVTLTGSAAAQAAQPAAEGGYVALGDSYSSGLGAGGYISSSGECKRSTRAYAYLWAAANSPSTFDFTACAGARTDDVLASQLGPLSAATSLVSITIGGNDAGFMNVMVTCVLQSDSACVSRVNTARAYVDSTLPGKLDNVYSVIRAKAPSARVVVLGYPRLYRLGALCLGLSETKRKAINDAADHLDTAIAKRAANHGFAFGDVRPAFTGHEICSGSPWLHSVNLANISESYHPNASGQSGGYLPVLSAPLEAR; from the coding sequence ATGAGACGTTCCCGAATTGCCGTATACGTCAGTTCACTCCTCCTGGCCGTCGGTGTCACCCTCACCGGATCGGCCGCCGCGCAGGCCGCCCAGCCCGCCGCAGAAGGCGGCTATGTGGCCCTCGGCGACTCCTACTCCTCCGGGCTCGGCGCGGGCGGCTACATCTCCTCCAGCGGCGAGTGCAAGCGCAGCACGAGGGCGTACGCCTACCTCTGGGCCGCCGCCAACTCACCCTCGACGTTCGACTTCACCGCCTGCGCGGGCGCCCGAACGGATGATGTTCTGGCGAGTCAGCTCGGCCCGCTCAGCGCCGCCACGTCCCTCGTGTCCATCACCATCGGCGGCAACGACGCCGGCTTCATGAACGTGATGGTCACCTGCGTGCTGCAGTCCGACAGCGCCTGCGTCTCCCGCGTCAACACCGCCCGGGCGTACGTCGACTCGACGCTGCCCGGCAAGCTCGACAACGTCTACTCGGTGATCCGGGCCAAGGCCCCGTCCGCCCGCGTCGTCGTGCTCGGCTACCCCCGCCTGTACCGGCTCGGCGCCCTCTGCCTCGGGCTCTCCGAGACCAAGCGGAAGGCGATCAACGACGCCGCCGACCACCTCGACACCGCCATCGCCAAGCGCGCCGCCAACCACGGCTTCGCCTTCGGCGACGTCCGCCCCGCCTTCACCGGCCACGAGATCTGCTCCGGCAGCCCTTGGCTGCACAGCGTGAACCTGGCCAACATCAGCGAGTCGTACCACCCGAACGCGAGCGGCCAGTCCGGCGGGTACCTGCCGGTGCTGAGCGCTCCGCTGGAAGCACGGTGA
- a CDS encoding protease inhibitor I9 family protein, whose product MLAAEKAASSASKSLVTEHGGTVKKTFGTALNGYPATLSATEAKQLAADPAAGCAKSSAELVHPPAALGCKRPDGQPSRHDPLVAQSAS is encoded by the coding sequence GTGCTCGCGGCCGAAAAAGCCGCGTCGAGCGCGAGCAAGAGCCTGGTCACGGAGCACGGCGGCACGGTGAAGAAGACGTTCGGCACCGCACTGAACGGCTACCCGGCCACCCTCTCCGCGACCGAGGCCAAGCAACTCGCCGCAGACCCGGCTGCGGGCTGCGCGAAGTCCTCAGCGGAGCTCGTCCACCCTCCTGCGGCCCTCGGCTGCAAGCGCCCCGACGGGCAGCCCTCTCGGCACGATCCTCTGGTCGCACAGAGCGCGAGCTGA
- a CDS encoding S8 family serine peptidase: protein MTYAVAAGNSGANASSHSPARVASAITVGATTNTDAKTSYSNYGSILDIFAPGSSITAGWYTSDTATNTISGTSIATPHVAGEAAVYLANHASSTPAQVASALTSGATTGVVTSPGTGSRTGC from the coding sequence GTGACCTACGCGGTCGCTGCGGGCAACAGCGGCGCCAACGCTTCCTCGCACTCCCCGGCCCGCGTCGCCTCGGCGATCACGGTGGGCGCCACCACCAACACGGATGCAAAGACGAGCTACTCCAACTACGGCTCGATTCTGGACATCTTCGCGCCGGGCTCCTCGATCACGGCGGGCTGGTACACCAGCGACACCGCGACCAACACCATCTCCGGTACGTCGATCGCGACGCCGCACGTCGCGGGCGAGGCCGCGGTCTATCTCGCGAATCACGCCTCGTCCACCCCGGCGCAGGTCGCCTCGGCGCTGACCAGCGGCGCGACCACCGGCGTGGTCACCAGCCCGGGCACCGGCTCCCGAACCGGCTGCTGA
- a CDS encoding GNAT family N-acetyltransferase has translation MDISVYRPGELSEADRAAWTAMQSKAHLHGSPELANPFLSPEFTLAVGRHRRGVRIAVVRKGGEPAAFFPHQRSAAGIGRAIGLGISDAQGLVHRPGFSWDARALLRACGLSVWEFDHLVQGQGPFQAEATGSFASPVMDVDQGYDTYLSDLRARSPKFTKTTLAKDRKLGRDAGEVRYVHDERDPAALRTLMAWKSAQYRRTGRSDRFAHEWITQLVRHLFHTRSEPFAGILSVLYAGGKPVAAHFGLRTERVLACWFPAYDPAFSKYSPGLILHLRMAEAAAADGIAYLDLGRGQKEYKDSLKTRELSVSEGWVTRRHPVALGHRARRAPVRALRNTVVARPELFERADNMLKRIGKIRSGL, from the coding sequence GTGGACATCAGCGTGTACCGCCCCGGCGAGCTGAGCGAAGCCGACCGGGCGGCCTGGACAGCCATGCAGTCGAAGGCTCATCTGCACGGATCTCCCGAACTGGCGAACCCTTTCCTGTCCCCCGAGTTCACGCTCGCGGTCGGCCGGCACCGGCGCGGGGTGCGGATCGCGGTCGTACGGAAGGGCGGCGAACCGGCCGCGTTCTTCCCGCACCAGCGGTCCGCCGCCGGCATCGGACGGGCCATCGGCCTGGGCATCTCGGACGCCCAGGGCCTGGTGCACCGGCCCGGGTTCAGCTGGGACGCCCGGGCGCTGCTGCGGGCCTGCGGGCTGTCCGTCTGGGAGTTCGACCACCTGGTGCAGGGCCAGGGGCCGTTCCAGGCGGAGGCCACCGGAAGCTTCGCGTCGCCCGTGATGGACGTCGACCAGGGCTACGACACCTATCTGAGCGATCTGCGGGCCCGGTCACCGAAGTTCACCAAGACCACGCTCGCCAAGGACCGCAAGCTCGGCCGGGACGCCGGCGAGGTGCGCTACGTCCACGACGAGCGCGACCCGGCCGCCCTGCGCACGCTCATGGCGTGGAAGTCGGCGCAGTACCGCAGGACCGGGCGCAGCGACCGGTTCGCGCACGAGTGGATCACGCAGCTCGTGCGGCACCTGTTCCACACCCGCTCCGAGCCGTTCGCGGGGATCCTGTCCGTGCTGTACGCGGGCGGCAAGCCGGTCGCCGCGCACTTCGGGCTGCGCACCGAGCGGGTGCTGGCCTGCTGGTTCCCGGCGTACGACCCGGCGTTCTCGAAGTACTCGCCGGGTCTGATCCTGCATCTGCGGATGGCGGAGGCTGCCGCCGCCGACGGGATCGCCTATCTGGATCTCGGCCGGGGCCAGAAGGAATACAAGGACTCCCTCAAGACACGGGAACTCAGCGTGTCCGAAGGGTGGGTGACGCGCCGCCACCCGGTGGCGCTCGGGCACCGGGCGCGCCGCGCCCCGGTCCGGGCGCTGCGCAACACGGTGGTGGCCCGGCCGGAACTGTTCGAACGAGCGGACAACATGCTCAAACGGATAGGAAAAATCCGATCGGGACTATAG
- a CDS encoding glycosyltransferase family 2 protein — protein sequence MSSVLRPASTGQDPTTAGAYRPISTHLAITPPVSVVIPAMNEAENLPYVFKTLPSWIHEVVLVDGNSTDGTVEVARELWPDVKVVEQRGKGKGDALITGFEAATGDIIVMVDADGSADGNEIVSYVSALVSGADFAKGSRFANGGGTDDMTPIRKLGNWALCTAVNRKFGARYTDLCYGYNAFWRHCLDKIELDCTGFEIETLINIRVVKAGLKVQEIPSHEYLRIHGTSNLRAVRDGLRVLKVILKERSNRRALRRREQHSPMLDSVLDSARGEVS from the coding sequence ATGAGCTCAGTTCTGCGCCCGGCCAGTACGGGCCAGGATCCGACCACCGCCGGTGCCTACCGGCCCATCTCCACTCACCTGGCCATCACGCCACCGGTGAGTGTGGTGATTCCCGCCATGAACGAGGCGGAGAATCTTCCGTACGTCTTCAAGACGCTGCCCAGCTGGATCCACGAAGTGGTTCTGGTGGACGGCAACTCCACCGACGGCACCGTCGAAGTGGCCCGCGAGCTGTGGCCCGACGTCAAGGTCGTCGAGCAGCGCGGCAAGGGCAAGGGGGACGCGCTGATCACCGGGTTCGAGGCGGCCACCGGCGACATCATCGTGATGGTCGACGCGGACGGCTCGGCCGACGGCAACGAGATCGTGTCGTACGTCTCCGCCCTCGTCTCGGGCGCGGACTTCGCCAAGGGCTCACGCTTCGCCAACGGCGGCGGCACCGACGACATGACGCCGATCAGAAAGCTCGGCAACTGGGCGCTGTGCACGGCCGTCAACCGCAAGTTCGGCGCCCGCTACACGGATCTCTGCTACGGATACAACGCGTTCTGGCGGCACTGCCTGGACAAGATCGAGCTCGACTGCACCGGCTTCGAGATCGAGACCCTGATCAACATCAGGGTGGTCAAGGCGGGTCTGAAGGTGCAGGAGATACCCAGCCACGAGTACCTCCGCATCCACGGCACCAGCAATCTGCGGGCCGTGCGGGACGGGCTGCGGGTGCTCAAGGTGATCCTCAAGGAGCGCTCCAACCGGCGTGCCCTGCGCCGCCGTGAGCAGCACTCCCCGATGCTCGACTCGGTGCTCGACTCGGCGCGGGGAGAGGTGTCTTGA